The Zonotrichia albicollis isolate bZonAlb1 chromosome 9, bZonAlb1.hap1, whole genome shotgun sequence genome has a window encoding:
- the NMD3 gene encoding 60S ribosomal export protein NMD3 yields MEYLPAPAAPAQGHILCCQCGVPIPPNPANMCVGCLRAQVDITEGIPKQGTVHFCKQCERYLQPPGTWIQCALESRELLALCLKKIKASLSKVRLIDAGFIWTEPHSKRIKLKLTVQKEVINGAVLQQVFVVEYVVQSQMCEDCHRIEAKDFWKAVVQVRQKTVHKKTFYYLEQLILKHRLHQNTLRIKEIHDGLDFYYSSKQHAQKMVDFLQCTVPSRSKSSQRLISHDIHSNVYNYKSTFSVEIVPICKDNVVCLSPKLAQSLGNMSQICVCIRVTSTIHLIDPSTLQIAEIDGNTYWRHPFNSLFHPKQLEEFIIMDINRVHEKKKGAGAGARSNKHTLAEAWVRKTSELDTDHQYFCCTHLGHILNPGDLVLGFDLANCNLNDEFANKMNPQHIPDVVLIKKSFDRCKRQRRRNWKLKELERDREASDTDDERQYQDFLEDLEEDETIRKNVNIYRNADIPVESDTDDDGAPRISLAEMLEDLHISQDATGGEGAEMLTE; encoded by the exons ATGGAGTACCTGCCGGCCCCCGCGGCCCCGGCGCAGGGACACAT cctgtgctgccagTGCGGTGTCCCCATCCCGCCCAACCCGGCCAACATGTGCGTGGGCTGCCTGCGGGCCCAGGTGGACATCACCGAGGGCATCCCCAAGCAGGGCACGGTGCACTTCTGCAAGCAGTGCGAGAG gTACCTCCAGCCCCCAGGAACCTGGATCCAGTGTGCCCTGGAATCGAGAGAGCTGCTGGCTTTGTGTCTGAAGAAAATCAAAGCTTCCCTGAGCAAG GTCCGGCTGATTGATGCAGGGTTCATTTGGACAGAACCACATTCCAAGAGGATCAAGCTCAAATTGACTGTTCAGAAAGAG GTGATAAATGGGGCAGTTCTGCAGCAGGTGTTTGTGGTGGAGTACGTTGTTCAGTCTCAGATGTGTGAAGACTGTCACAGGATTGAAGCCAAGGATTTCTGGAAAGCTGTGGTGCAAGTCAGGCAGAAG ACTGTGCACAAGAAGACTTTTTACTATTTGGAGCAGCTGATTTTGAAGCACAGGCTCCATCAAAACACACTGAGGATCAAAGAAATCCACG ATGGCCTGGATTTCTATTACTCTTCCAAGCAACATGCCCAGAAGATGGTGGATTTCCTTCAGTGCACAGTTCCATCCAG ATCCAAATCATCCCAACGTCTGATCTCCCACGACATTCACAGTAATGTCTACAACTACAAAAGCACTTTCTCTGTGGAAATTGTTCCCATATGCAAG GACAATGTTGTGTGTCTGTCACCCAagctggcccagagcctggggaacatgagccagatctgtgtgtgCATCAGAGTGACCAGCACCATCCACCTCATCGACCCCAGCACTCTGCAGA TTGCTGAAATCGATGGCAACACCTACTGGCGCCACCCCTTCAACAGCCTGTTCCACCCCAAGCAGCTGGAGGAGTTCATCATCATGGACATCAACAGGGTCCATGAGAAGAAGAAaggtgctggggcaggggctcGCTCAAACAAG CACACTCTGGCTGAAGCTTGGGTCAGGAAAACctcagagctggacacagaTCACCAATATTTCTGCTGCACTCACCTGGGGCACATCCTGAACCCTGGTGACCTGGTCTTGGG CTTTGACTTGGCCAACTGCAACCTAAATGATGAATTTGCCAACAAGATGAacccccagcacatccctgacGTG gtGCTGATCAAGAAGAGCTTTGACCGCTGCAAGCGGCAGCGCCGCAGGAACTGgaagctgaaggagctggagagggacagggaagcCTCAGACACAGATGATGAAAG ACAATACCAGGACTTCCTGGAAGATCTGGAAGAGGATGAGACCATCAGGAAAAATGTCAACATTTACAGAA ATGCAGATATTCCAGTGGAGAGTGACACAGATGATGATGGAGCTCCACGGATCAGCCTGGCTGAGATGCTGGAGGATCTCCACATTTCCCAGGATGccacaggaggggagggagcagaAATGCTGACAGAGTGA
- the SPTSSB gene encoding serine palmitoyltransferase small subunit B → MDVKRVKDYLYWLYYQYQLVTCSYVLEPWEQSMFHTITVTVLAMVVYTAYVFVPIHVRLALQFFSQIFGSQPEGAVLN, encoded by the coding sequence ATGGACGTGAAGAGGGTGAAGGACTACCTGTACTGGCTGTACTACCAGTACCAGCTGGTGACGTGCAGCTACGTGCTGGAGCCCTGGGAGCAGTCCATGTTCCACACCATCACGGTCACCGTGCTGGCCATGGTGGTCTACACCGCCTATGTCTTCGTGCCCATCCACGTGCGCCTGGCCCTGCAGTTCTTCTCGCAGATCTTCGGCTCCCAGCCTGAGGGGGCCGTGCTGAACTGA